The following proteins are encoded in a genomic region of Magnolia sinica isolate HGM2019 chromosome 1, MsV1, whole genome shotgun sequence:
- the LOC131226669 gene encoding uncharacterized protein LOC131226669, which translates to MLGFHNNGLSVYFIEPHHLAKFFWRGQFNGENDDFKRFSFFSRAALELLLRAGKKPDIIHRHDRQTAFVVCTGCEPLLVSILTSAKNLGGESPDRATLFITTHRKKDGSVVNEESAHVIALMNVFWSFFNYWEGYCGGLSCLINVCFVAFLQEEHRARDLFYALWVPDLFMKRVNSNGEWSLFCPNEAPGLSDCWGEEFEELYTRYEREGKAKKVVQAQTLWFEILKSQIETGTPYMLFKDTCNSSQTVVPTIAPVVVGERRIFLGPGAV; encoded by the exons ATGTTGGGTTTTCACAATAATG GTCTTTCTGTCTATTTCATTGAGCCTCATCATCTAGCTAAATTCTTCTGGAGAGGACAGTTTAATGGAGAGAATGATGATTTCAAGCGTTTTTCATTCTTTAGTCGTGCAGCACTTGAATTGCTTCTTCGAGCTGGCAAGAAACCAGATATAATCCATCGCCATGACCGGCAGACAGCGTTTGTTGTATGCACTGGATGTGAGCCTCTGTTGGTTTCTATCTTAACG agTGCAAAGAATCTTGGTGGAGAGTCTCCTGATCGGGCAACGTTGTTCATAACGACCCATCGGAAGAAAGATGGGAGTGTTGTGAACGAGGAGTCGGCTCATGTTATT GCTTTGATGAATgttttttggagtttttttaaCTATTGGGAGGGTTATTGTGGTGGTCTGAGCTGCCTTATCAATGTTTGTTTTGTTGCATTCTTGCAGGAAGAACACAGAGCTAGGGATCTATTTTATGCCCTTTGGGTTCCTgaccttttcatgaaaagggtgAACAGCAATGGGGAGTGGTCATTGTTTTGCCCAAATGAGGCTCCAGGTTTATCTGATTGTTGGGGTGAGGAATTTGAAGAACTGTACACTAGATATGAAAGAGAG GGCAAGGCAAAAAAAGTTGTTCAGGCACAGACCCTATGGTTTGAAATTCTGAAATCACAGATAGAAACTGGAACACCGTATATGCTTTTCAAG GACACTTGCAATAGTTCACAAACTGTTGTGCCTACTATTGCTCCTGTAGTAGTTGGAGAGCGGAGGATATTTTTAGGTCCTGGAGCAG TGTGA